The Magnetospirillum sp. WYHS-4 nucleotide sequence AATCTTGGGCGACCAGAACCCGGATACATCGATCAGGATATCGACGTCCTCCGCCGCCACCATCGCGCCGAATGTAAAGGGATCCATGTCGCGGATATCATGCCAAGCGTCGAGCGCCTTCTGGAAGACGATGTTGTGACCATCGGTCAAGACGCCACCCCCGAAGCCGACGAGGCGAAACCGATTCCTATCGAAATTGGCCAGAATACCCGCCAAAGCCGTACCCTTGAGCCGACGTCCGACGGCCCCCATAAGGAATGCCACCGTCAGACGGCCCTTGCGCCGGGCCCGCGGCACCGGCCCCAAGGCGCCGGCCTTCATGCCGAACCGATCCCCCCAAGACCGGACATCCCCGGCAAGCGCCGAGGCCTCGCGCTCCGAATCGGCAATCAGGTCGAGCACCGCGGCGGCCGCAATGGATTCATCCTCGGGGGCTCTTTCCATGGCCCAGCGGTGGACGGCCTGCGCATCCCGGTCCATCCCATTGGACGTGAGGGCTTGGCCCAAAAGCGATGCAATGGCCGCGTCGCCCGCCATATTGTGCATGGCGGCCCGCAAAATCTGGACGGCACTCTGGCCCCGCCCCTGCACCAGCAGACACTGCGCCAACCCCAGATATCCATCCCGGTGCCTGGGTTCGAGGGCGATATGCTGGCGGAACCAGCTTTCCGCTTCCGTCCATCGCCCCCATGCCGCGGCACCGATGGCCTTCTGCATCAGGGGAAACTCTTCGATATCAAGAAAAATCTCCGCGAAGACGGGCAACCCATCCGGGCGCAAAGCACGAATATTCGGGTCCGAAGGCAAGGCCGCCGCCATTTTGGCGTAGTACATGCTATTCGGAAAATCCCCAACCTGTACGAAGGCCGCGGCGGCCCATTCCGCGTACTCCGCGACCTGGGGGTTGCCCTCGAATGCCCGCTCGGCCTCTTTGACGGCACACAGATAGTCGTCGAGGTAATATGCCGCTATGGATCGCAGAAAGGCCACCTCGGGGGCATCTTCCCCGGAAGCCCGACAGGCCTCGCACTCGGCCACAACCTGCGCCCATGCCTTGGCATCGACCAAGGACTTGACTCGCGCGGCGAACGCTTCCGCCACGGCAGGAGATCGATTGTTCATGCCCCCCCCTATCAAACCGTTGTATTCGTGCCGGAAGAGGCGCCAGGCGCGGGAGCGGCCTGCCCCGCCTCGGAGCCCGTCGCCGCCGGCCGCTGGTACAGTCCGCCGGCAATCTCACGGTTGATGGAGATGAGGATGGAGAGATTCTGCGGCAAGGGATTGGTAAGGAATTCCAGGGTGTGCTTGTCGACGAAGCTGGCCAGGGAAAGGCCATTGACACGCAGGTCCGTCGGAAGGGGGCAATCGGGATCAAGCAAATCGGCTTGGATAATCGTCCAAAGCCGCCAGTTCAAGCGAACCGCCGCCAACATGGCATCGCGATCCTTGCTGTCCTGGGCATCCTTCATCCGCAGGGCCGCCTGCGTCAAGGCCCAGGCCTCCACCTCACGCGGATTACCGGCGGTCGGTGGCGTCGCGTAGTTCTTGACCAAGTCTTTCCTGTACATGCGTCAAGACCTTCTGTTCATGTTCAATAAGTTTCCGGGCGCTCTTCAAGGCGGGATAGTAATCCCCCTGGGAAACCAGAAGAACCATTTCGCTGGCCAACCCGCGAACGCTGGGAACCGCGTCGACGAAGGCGGAAATGTACTCCTCGAACAGCCGCAAATGCCGCTCCCTTTCCCCAGGAAACAGGTACATGCACTGCAGGGAATAATAAACGCGACTGGCAGGAGTTACAGCGTCTTCCGGTGTCAGGATATCGTTGTCACGCAAGATTGCCGCATCGTTCATCACCAACAGCGAGACATTGTGGCTGGCGATGTTTTCCACAACCGCCCCGTTGATGATGATCTTTTGACCCTTACGGAGCTGAACCTTAAGCGGCATTGAGAATCAACCGAACTTTCGAAACCGGACCGGACCAACCTGGAGAGAAAGAGAAAGTGGCCGAGAAGAAGGCGTCCTTCTCCTCGAGCCACTTGCCCTAGATCGCATCGCTTACCTGAACAGACCCAGGATGCCCTGTTCGGACTGCCCGGCGAAGGACAACGCCTGGATGCCCAACTGCTGACGAGTCTGCAGCGCGAGCAGGTTGGCGCCTTCTTCGTTGAGGTCGGCGGCCACCAACTTGCCGGCACCGGTATTCAGCACCTTGACGTACTGCTCCGTGAAATCCGACCGGACGTTCAAAACGGCCACGTTCGCGCCCATAGTGGCCGCCTTGGATTTCACGTTGCTGATCGTCTTGTCCAGACGGGTGACCGCCAGATCGGCCATCGCGTTGAAGGACGCCAGTTCCGACGCGTTATCGAAGTTGAAGGCCGAAAGCATGAGCCCGAAACCCAACGCGCCGCTGACCACTTCGTAGGTGGTCGCAGCATTGGCACCAACCGCAGCGGCACCCGAGTGCATGAAGAAGGCGGAAGACTGGAAGTCCACGCCATCCACATCGAGCTTCGAGCTGCTCTTTTCCGAGAAGCGGACCGACAGCTTGGAAGAGGCGGAGTTCAGCAGGTTAAGACCCTGATAGGATGCGTCTTCAACCAGCTTCTCGATCTGCTTCGCCAGTTCCTTCAGCTGCTTGGTATATTCGCCGCGTTGCGTCTGGTCGCCGCTACGGGCGCTATCCACGATACCCTTCATGTTCGAAACGAGATCTTCGATCGCCTCGGCGGCCTTGAGGGCGGTATCCAGGGTGCTGATACCCTGGTCGATGGCCGACTTGCGTTCGTCGAGATCCTCGGCGCGGTCGGTGAGCGACTTGCCTTGGAAGTACTTCACCGCGTCGTCGATAGGGCTACCGACCTTCAAGCCGGTCGACAGACGACCTTGGGTCCGGTCGATCAGGCTCGAGGTGTTTTGGAGGGACAGCAGGTTGGAGCGTACCGCTGTCGAGAGTGTAAGGTCATTAGCCATGGCTGATATCTCCCTTTCTAGAAGTCTAGCTCAACGAGCGCGTGATTCTCACGCGTCGGCATAGAATAGCATCCCGCCCGCCCATTGTCCATTCCCATCACCCGTTTTCTCGGACATGGAAAGGCGACAGGCCGACGAGCGCCTTGACGACGCGTTCCTGATGTTCCTCGGTCATGCCGCAGGAGGAAGGAAGGCTAAGGGACTCGCCTTGCAGTCGTTCCGCCACGGCGCCCCCGAGCGTCCGAGCCCCCGCGTGGGCCGGGCTGCGGTGCATGGGCTGCCAGAGGGGACGGGTTTCGATACCCCTGGCGGCCAGGGCCACACCCACGGCTTTCCGGTCCATTCCGAAGGCCTTGGCATCGATTCTCACCGTCGACAGCCAAAAGACGCTTTCGGCCCATGACGCCTGCGGCATGAAATGGAGCCCCGGAAGGTCGGCGAATGCCTGGCGATACCGCAGGGCGATCCGTCGCTTGGTCGCGATCAGGTCGTCCAGGCGTTCCAGTTGGGCCACGCCCAGCGCGGCCTGGAGGTTGGTCAGGCGGTAATTGTATCCGATCTCGTCGTGCACGAACTCCAGCGCATCGCTCTTGGCCTGGGTGGCCAAGTGCCGAATCCGTTCGGCCCAGTCCGCCCGTCCCGTCACCACCATTCCCCCGCCTCCGGAGGTCATCAGCTTGTTGCCATTGAAACTGAGGCAGGCGGCGTCGGCCAAGGTCCCCACGGGCCGCTTCTTGTAGGCCGCCCCCAGGCTTTCGGTGGCGTCCTCGATCACCGGAATGGCGAATCGGCGGGCGACATCCAGAATGGGGTCCATGTCGACCGGATGCCCCAGGATGTGGACCGGCAGAAGGGCCCCGATCCGTTGACCGGTGGCCCGCTCGCGAAGGCCATGGGAGCAGGGCTCGCAATCGTCCTCCAGGTAGCGGACCAGCAGGCCGGCATCCATCTGCCAGGTTGCGGGATCGGCGTCGACGAACAGCGGCGAAGCCCCCAGGTAACGCACGGCGTTGGCCGGTGCGATGAAGGTCAGGTTCGACATCGGCACGATGTCGCCGGGCCGAACCCCCGCGACCAGCAGCGCCAAATGCAAGGCGGCTGTCCCGTTCACGGTCGCGACGGCGTGGGAAAGCCCGAGTCGGGCCGCCATGTCGCGTTCGAATCGGTCGACGAACGGTCCAGCCGAGGACACCCAGTTGGTGTCCACGCATTCCTTCAGGTAGGCCGCCTCGTTTCCCGCAAGGTGAGGCACGCAAAGCGGAATCCGCGTCACTTTCCCTGCCTCCGAAGTTCCGGGGCCATCGAGGCCTTCAGGTAATCGTCCACTTGGCCGATATCCATCCAATATTCGTGAATGGGGAAACTCGCCACCATAGTGCCATCGTCTAGCAGGCGTTGGATAAGGTCCGTCATGTCCAGGCGCCGGCCGGCTTCCAAATGCCGCAACACCTTGGGTTCCAGAAGGTAGATGCCGGCATTGATGAAGAAGGCCAGGGAGGGCTTCTCGGTAAGGCGGATCACGCGGGCCCCCTCCGCCTCCACCACCCCGAAGGGAACCGAGACCTCGTATTTGCGAACCGCCATGGTCAGATCGGCCTTCTGTTCCCGGTGAAACTCCACCAGGGCCCGGAAATCGACCGCCGTAACCACGTCGCCGTTCACCACCAGCAACGGTTCGTCGGCGCCGTCCAACATCGATAGGGCCCCCGCAGTTCCAAGGGGGGTCTCCTCGTGGGTATAGCGGACGTCGATCCCGAAGGCGCAACCGTCGCCGAAATGGGCACGGATCTTGTCGGCGTGGTAGTGGGTGGTGATGTTGACCCGGCGAATGCCGGCCGCTTTCAACTGGCCGACGATATGTTCGATGACCGGCCTATCCCCCAGCTTGAGCAAAGGCTTCGGAGTCGCCTCCGTGAAGGGGCGGAGGCGAGTACCGAAGCCACCGGCCATCACCACGGCTTGAACCGCCAAGTTGTCTCCCTCGCTCAGATAGCGTTGCAGGGCCAAATCCACGACCCGATTCTCGCCGTCCACCAAGGGCATGTGGCGGACCAGGCGGACCCGCATCAACCGCTCGATCTCGTCCGGAGCGGTATCGGCCGGCATGGCAAGCGGCCGTTCGTAACCTCCGGCCTTCTTGGACGCGAGGAACGCCGCCGCGGTCACACCGAAATCCATCCGGGCCAGCAGGGCTCGCCGGATATCGCCGTCGGTGACCAGTCCAAGGAGGCGGCGCTCCTCATCCAGGACCATCACGACGCCTTCGCCGTTACGGTCGAGAACCTCCAGCAATTGCTGCATGGTCGCCTCGGGGGGCACGGCGAATCGGGCCACGACCTCAGCGATCCGCGGACTATCGGTCATCGCAGCCTCTGCGCCGGGACTCCGGCCACCCGGATGCCCGACATCACGTCCTCAAGAACCACGGCCCCGGCTCCAACGATGGCCCCGGCCCCGATCGCAACACCATGCTTGATTACGGCGCCAGCCCCGATGCTGGCCAGATCGCCAACCGAAACGCCGCCCAGCAACCGGGCTCCGGGGGCAACGTGGACATGGTCGCCGACACGGCAGTCATGTTCGACGATCGCCCCTGTATTGACGATGGCGTTGCTGCCGACCCGGGCCTCGGCGTTGACGACCACCCCGGCGAAGGCCACGGTTCCCGGCCCCAAGGTCGCCGAAGGAGCCACGACGGCCGCCGGATGGATAACGGACAACGGCTCGATTCCCCAGGACAAGGCCCTTTCGAACAACCGGCGTCGAAGGTCGTTGTTGGCCCCTACCCCGATCACAAAAAAGCCGAACCCGGCAGCGCGGGCCGCGGGACCTTCCGCATCCCCGCCCAACACCGGCACCCCGAGGACCGAACCGCCGGCCAAGGCCCGATCTTCATCGATGACGCCCAAACGTTCGGCCGCCCCGGCCGCCCGCAGAGCGTCGATGACAACCTTGGCATGGCCGCCGCCCCCGACGATCAGGCAGCTCAGTCGGCAGGCAACGGCCACATTCATGGGCCTTCAGCCCCTCGCTGCCTTGGTGCGTCCTTCGAGCAGACCTTCCGAAATCTGCAGGTTGATGTTGACCAGGGTATCCAAGACTTCGACCGGCATGCCGACGCCCTGGCGCATCGTGGTGTCTGCCACGAAGTCGCTGAGCTTCATCAGATTGGTCTTGGTCTCGCCCGGAATGTTGCTTTCCTTGCGGGAAACCAGGGTACGGATCTTGACCCAGACCTCGAGGTTGTTGTCGAGCGCCGTCGCCAGTTCCCCGTCCTTGCCGCGCCCCAGGTCCAGCATCACCGCCGCCTGGGAAAGGGCGAAGGCGGCTTCCTCATGGGTATCCAGTTCTTTGGTATTGGCGGTCATCTGCGATCCTCCCGATGCCATTTGACGTCCCCCCCAGGATGGCCACGACCAGATCGTCCGGCGATGGC carries:
- a CDS encoding tetratricopeptide repeat protein translates to MNNRSPAVAEAFAARVKSLVDAKAWAQVVAECEACRASGEDAPEVAFLRSIAAYYLDDYLCAVKEAERAFEGNPQVAEYAEWAAAAFVQVGDFPNSMYYAKMAAALPSDPNIRALRPDGLPVFAEIFLDIEEFPLMQKAIGAAAWGRWTEAESWFRQHIALEPRHRDGYLGLAQCLLVQGRGQSAVQILRAAMHNMAGDAAIASLLGQALTSNGMDRDAQAVHRWAMERAPEDESIAAAAVLDLIADSEREASALAGDVRSWGDRFGMKAGALGPVPRARRKGRLTVAFLMGAVGRRLKGTALAGILANFDRNRFRLVGFGGGVLTDGHNIVFQKALDAWHDIRDMDPFTFGAMVAAEDVDILIDVSGFWSPKILAGLGARVAPIQVAWMGAPLGTGVASFDGMLTDAFLVPEGTVPPFAERPLRMKTGCLPVDLPAGDLPLADIDDGHPPVFAADVSMAELTPRLVETWAGILAESPESPLVLYDHDFRDSGNTDRLISLFGTFGLAHRVDVVGSVSPVDFFAQADVALAPLAGYRPETVLNPLWAGIPVVAMAGDGVHRRESGSLLHHLGLGAETLAADVVSYRRLALGWAGDLPRRMAFRNGIRQRLQSSPVFDGAVRAKDLGGILDALWEEACAKAGG
- a CDS encoding flagellar biosynthesis regulator FlaF: MVKNYATPPTAGNPREVEAWALTQAALRMKDAQDSKDRDAMLAAVRLNWRLWTIIQADLLDPDCPLPTDLRVNGLSLASFVDKHTLEFLTNPLPQNLSILISINREIAGGLYQRPAATGSEAGQAAPAPGASSGTNTTV
- a CDS encoding flagellar biosynthesis repressor FlbT, with the protein product MENIASHNVSLLVMNDAAILRDNDILTPEDAVTPASRVYYSLQCMYLFPGERERHLRLFEEYISAFVDAVPSVRGLASEMVLLVSQGDYYPALKSARKLIEHEQKVLTHVQERLGQELRDATDRR
- a CDS encoding flagellin, producing MANDLTLSTAVRSNLLSLQNTSSLIDRTQGRLSTGLKVGSPIDDAVKYFQGKSLTDRAEDLDERKSAIDQGISTLDTALKAAEAIEDLVSNMKGIVDSARSGDQTQRGEYTKQLKELAKQIEKLVEDASYQGLNLLNSASSKLSVRFSEKSSSKLDVDGVDFQSSAFFMHSGAAAVGANAATTYEVVSGALGFGLMLSAFNFDNASELASFNAMADLAVTRLDKTISNVKSKAATMGANVAVLNVRSDFTEQYVKVLNTGAGKLVAADLNEEGANLLALQTRQQLGIQALSFAGQSEQGILGLFR
- a CDS encoding LegC family aminotransferase codes for the protein MTRIPLCVPHLAGNEAAYLKECVDTNWVSSAGPFVDRFERDMAARLGLSHAVATVNGTAALHLALLVAGVRPGDIVPMSNLTFIAPANAVRYLGASPLFVDADPATWQMDAGLLVRYLEDDCEPCSHGLRERATGQRIGALLPVHILGHPVDMDPILDVARRFAIPVIEDATESLGAAYKKRPVGTLADAACLSFNGNKLMTSGGGGMVVTGRADWAERIRHLATQAKSDALEFVHDEIGYNYRLTNLQAALGVAQLERLDDLIATKRRIALRYRQAFADLPGLHFMPQASWAESVFWLSTVRIDAKAFGMDRKAVGVALAARGIETRPLWQPMHRSPAHAGARTLGGAVAERLQGESLSLPSSCGMTEEHQERVVKALVGLSPFHVRENG
- a CDS encoding nucleotidyltransferase family protein; protein product: MTDSPRIAEVVARFAVPPEATMQQLLEVLDRNGEGVVMVLDEERRLLGLVTDGDIRRALLARMDFGVTAAAFLASKKAGGYERPLAMPADTAPDEIERLMRVRLVRHMPLVDGENRVVDLALQRYLSEGDNLAVQAVVMAGGFGTRLRPFTEATPKPLLKLGDRPVIEHIVGQLKAAGIRRVNITTHYHADKIRAHFGDGCAFGIDVRYTHEETPLGTAGALSMLDGADEPLLVVNGDVVTAVDFRALVEFHREQKADLTMAVRKYEVSVPFGVVEAEGARVIRLTEKPSLAFFINAGIYLLEPKVLRHLEAGRRLDMTDLIQRLLDDGTMVASFPIHEYWMDIGQVDDYLKASMAPELRRQGK
- a CDS encoding NeuD/PglB/VioB family sugar acetyltransferase; its protein translation is MNVAVACRLSCLIVGGGGHAKVVIDALRAAGAAERLGVIDEDRALAGGSVLGVPVLGGDAEGPAARAAGFGFFVIGVGANNDLRRRLFERALSWGIEPLSVIHPAAVVAPSATLGPGTVAFAGVVVNAEARVGSNAIVNTGAIVEHDCRVGDHVHVAPGARLLGGVSVGDLASIGAGAVIKHGVAIGAGAIVGAGAVVLEDVMSGIRVAGVPAQRLR
- a CDS encoding flagellar biosynthesis regulator FlaF → MTANTKELDTHEEAAFALSQAAVMLDLGRGKDGELATALDNNLEVWVKIRTLVSRKESNIPGETKTNLMKLSDFVADTTMRQGVGMPVEVLDTLVNINLQISEGLLEGRTKAARG